ATTAACATTTTACCTTAATTGCATTGATTTTGCCACGCATAAGTAAAATACCGTTTAAAATTTGCCCCTTAAACAAAAGCAAGCCTAACTTTACTTTTGTTGCCTTAGGGCAAATTGATTTTATCGCACGATTTAACAATTTGATATTATTAAAAATGTGATATTTATGCGCTGGTCGATCAATTGATTGTAACAGTTTACTAACCAGCTAAATAAATTACGCTAAATGAAAAATACGCCAGCCCAGTTAAGAGTTCTGTCTATCGATATCGGTGGTTCGCACATCAAAGCCACTATCCTCAATAAAAAAGGCGAGTTAAAAATGGAATATGATAAAATTCCAACCCCCGCGCCTGCCAATCCTGATAATGTAATTAAAGCTATCAATACCCTGGTAAAAGACTTCCCGGCTTACGATAAAATTTCGGTTGGCTTTCCGGGCTATGTTAAAGATGGTGTGGTAAAAACCGCCCCTAACCTGGGTACTGATTTTTGGGCAGATGTTGACCTGAGCAAAAAACTGGAAAAATCATTAGGCAAACCTGCACAGGTTGTTAACGATGCCGATATGCAGGGGCTTGGCGTTGCATCAGGTAAAGGACTTGAAATGGTGATCACTTTGGGTACCGGATTTGGCACCGCTTTGTTAATGAACGGTCATTTATTGCCTCACTTCGAGCTATCACACCTGCCTGTAAAAGAGGGCATGGACTACGATGACTACATAGGCGACCGGGCTTTAGATAAAGAAGGCAAGGAAAAATGGAATAAGCGCATGAAAAAGGTTTTCAAAATACTGAAAACCGTATTCAACTACGATACTTTATATATAGGCGGAGGCAATTCAGACAAGCTTGACTTTAAGCTGGATAAAAATATGAAAATTGTTACCAATGCCGATGGTATAAAAGGCGGCGCAAGGCTTTGGCTTACCGAAGAGGAAAGCAAAACCAAACGCAAAGTTGCTACCCCTACCGAATAAGTAAAACATTAAACATACAATACCTACAGATAATGGAAAACACAAAAGACATAGAAAAATTGGCAATCGATACCGTAAGGGTACTTGCTGCCGATGCGGTTCAAAAAGCAAATTCCGGTCACCCTGGTACAGCGATGGCCTTAGCACCGATGGGGCATGTTTTATGGACAAAGTTTTTAAACTACAACCCTAAAAACCCCGATTGGGCAAACCGCGACAGGTTTATCCTTTCGGCTGGTCACGCCTGTATTTTGCAATACAACTTTTTGTATTTAACCGGCTATGATCTTTCTTTAGATGATATCAAACAGTTTCGCCAGCTGAACAGCAAAACTGCCGGTCACCCGGAATATGGTTTGGCTCCGGGTATTGAAGTAACAACCGGTCCGCTGGGCCAGGGTTTTGCCAACGCGGTGGGTTTCGCCATTGCGCAGAAACATTTGGCTGCACGCTATAACAAGCCTGGTTTTGAGCTGTTCAATTACAACATTTACACCATTTGCAGCGATGGCGATTTGATGGAAGGTGTAACTTCCGAAGCCGCTTCGCTGGCCGGTCACCTGCAATTGGGTAACCTGATCTATTTATATGATGATAACCACATCTCTATCGAAGGCAGTACCGATATTGCCTTTAATGAAGATGTAAGCGCCCGTTTCCGCGCATATGGCTGGCACGTACAGGACCTGACAGATGTGAACGATACCCATGCTTTAGAGCTGGCATTGATCAACGCAAAATCTGAAACTCAGAAACCATCATTTATCCGTGTTCGTTCATTGATCGCTTACGGTAGCCCTAATAAATCGGGTACTGCAGGTTCACATGGTTCGCCGCTGGGTGCTGACGAGATTAAACTGGTAAAAGAGTTTTTCGGTTTCGATCCTGAAAAATCATTCAACGTGCCTGATGAAGTGCTGGATTACTACCACAAAAAAGGCGCACGTGGTGCATCGGCCGAAGAAAAATGGAACAAGCTGTTTGCCGATTACAAAGCCAAATTCCCCGAATTAGCTGCCGAGTACGAAGCTGCATCCAAAGGTGAGTTACCGGCAGGCTGGAAAGATAAATTGCCTGTATTTAAAGGTTCAGACCCTAAAATGGCAACCCGCCAGGCGTCGGGCAAAGTGTTGAACGCTATCGCCCCTGCATTGCCTAACCTGATTGGTGGCGCTGCCGACTTAGCTCCATCTACAGAAACCAACCTGAAAGAATTTGATTCATTTACATCAGAAAACCGTGGCGGTCGTAACTTCCACTTCGGTATCCGCGAGCATGCCATGGGATCGGCCCTGAATGGTATGGCCTTAACTAAAGGGTTGTTGCCATTTGGTGCTACCTTCCTGATGTTCTCTGAATATATGCGCCCGCCAATCCGTTTGGCGGCCATCATGAAAATCAACCCGATATTTGTTTATACGCACGATAGTATTGGTTTGGGCGAGGATGGTACAACCCACCAGCCTGTTGAGCAATTGGCTTCGTTACGTTCAATCCCTAACTTAACCGTGATCCGCCCGGCAGATGCCAACGAAAGTGCGCATGCATGGCGTGTAGCTATCGAGAAAAAAGGCGGCCCTACTGTGCTGGTATTCACCCGCCAGGGCTTACCTATCCTCGACCAGGATAAATATGGCAAAGCCGAAAACCTGGAGAAAGGTGCTTATGTGCTATCAGAAGGCAGCAAAGGCCCGGATCTGATCCTGATCGCTACCGGATCGGAAGTGGCACTGATCATGCAGGCTCAGGAAAAATTAGAAGCCGAAGGTATCTCGACCCGTGTGGTTAGTATGCCATCGTGGGAGCTGTTTGAAAAACAGGATGCTGAGTACAAAGAATCGGTATTCCCTAAAGCAAGCAAAAAACGTTTGGCTGTAGAAATGGCATCACCAATGGGCTGGCACAAATACACTACCGATGAGGGCGACATGTTAGGCATGACCACCTTCGGCGAATCGGCCCCGGCAGAAGATTTGTACAAACACTTCGGCTTTACTGTTGATAACGTTGTTAAAAAAGCGAAAGCATTATTATAGTGAGTAGTGATTAGTGAGCGGTGAGTAGTTTGCTATTCACCACTCACCATTCACTGCTCTCCATTCACCATACCATGAACTGGAACAGCAACCTGATAAATAACCTGGAGTGGGCCGATAAGATCATCAACATTGAAGGCAAACAAAAGGTAGCGGCCGAGATTGCCGCTAAAGTTAAGGATGGCGACATTATAGGTGTTGGCTCCGGCTCAACATCATACCTGGCTTTGGTGGCTATTGCCCAAAGGGTTAAAGATGAAAAACTGAATGTAAAGGCTATCCCTACTTCGGTAGAGCTTTCGATGTTTTGCGCCAAGCTGGGTTTGCCTGTTACATCACTGTACGAGCATAAACCCGATTGGCTTTTTGATGGTGCCGATGAGGTTGATCCGGATAAAAGCCTGATAAAAGGCAGGGGCGGGGCCATGTTTAAAGAGAAATTATTGATCAGTTCGAGTGCTATTAGCTATATCATAGTTGATGAATCGAAAATGGTTAATAAATTAGGCGCGAAATTCCCGGTGCCTATCGAGGTGTTCCCGCAGGCTTTACCTTATGTGGAAAAGGAATTGAAAAGTTTAGGGGCTACCGAAATAGCTATACGACCGGCAAAAGGTAAAGACGGACCGATAATTTCGGAGAACGGCAACCTGGTACTGGATTGCAAATTTGATGAGATAGGGAAAAGTTTTGAAAGGGATATTAAATCGATAACGGGCGTAATTGAGAGCGGACTGTTTATAGGCTACGAACTGAACATTGTAATGGCCGCTAATTGATGGCATGTTAACAAACTATGATATAAATCTTACAATTAACGGCTCAGTTATTAAGAACTTTACATAACAGATCGATTTGGTAGCAATTTTTACTACCTTCATCGCGCTTTTAACAAATTAATTAAATCACACAAAAACAAACCCAATTATGGCAACTAATAATGTAGCGCAGATACACGGTTTTGGTCAAAGCATTTGGCTTGACTTTATCGATCGTGAAATCATTTCATCAGGAAAACTTAAACAGTTAATTGACGTTGACGGCGTTCGCGGCGTTACTTCAAACCCTGCAATTTTTGAAAAAGCAATCAGCAGCAGTTCTGATTATGACGCTGATATCGCTGCGCTTAAATCTGAAACTGATAACGAAAAGCTATTTTTTGAAATTGCTGTTAAAGATATCCAGGCTGCTGCCGACCTGTTTAAAGGTGTTTACGAAGAATCGAACAAAGTTGATGGCTATGTAAGCCTTGAAGTTTCTCCGTTTTTGGCTTTAGATACCGAAGGCACTGCTAAACAAGCTGAAGAACTTTGGAAAAAAGTTGACCGCGAAAACGTAATGATCAAAATCCCTGGCACTAAACCGGGTTTGGCTGCTATTCAGCAATCAATTGCGAAAGGGATCAATATCAACGTTACCTTATTGTTCGGCTTGGAGCGTTATGAAGAAGTAACCGAAGCATACATTGCCGGTTTGGAAGAGCATTTGGCTGCAGGCCACAAAATTGCTCATATTTCATCGGTAGCCAGCTTCTTCCTGAGCCGTATCGACGTTATCGTTGATCCGATCATCGAAGCTAAAGGCGAAAAAGAGCTGTATGGCGAGGTCGCAATCGCATCGGCTAAAAAAGCTTACGAAATTTACAAACGCGTATTCAGCGGCGAAAGATGGGAAAAACTTGCCGAGCAAGGTGCGCAACCACAGCGTTTACTTTGGGCAAGCACAGGCAGCAAAAACCCTGCATTTAAAGATACCAAATATGTAGAGGCTTTGATCGGCCCTGAAACTGTTGATACCGTTCCGTTGGAAACTGTTGAAGCATTCCGCGATCATGGTGTTGCTGCTGCAACCTTAGAAACAGGTTTAGATAAAGCTACCGAGATCCTTGCAAAATTACCTTCATTAGGCATCGACCTGGCTGCTGTAACCCAACAGTTAGAAGATGAAGGCATCGAGAAATTCAACAAGCCTTTCGAAAAGCTGTTGAACGCCATCGAAACACAGAAAAATAAGTAATAAGTTCTAAGTCGGAAGTCGAAAGTCTTGAGTTTTAAGTCATTTTTTGACTTAGAACTTGAGACTTAAGACTTTCGACTATCAAAAATACTCCTATGGAAGTTGCCGATTTAAAGATCCTTTTTTTTGACGTGGGCGGCATTTTGCTGTCGAACGGATGGGGACACGAAGCCCGCGAAGAAGCGGCTAAAAGGTTTAACCTTGATTATGCCGAGGTAAACGCCCTCCACAATTTTATTTTCAATGTATACGAAATTGGCAGTGTCACGCTCGACGAATACCTGGATACGGTAATTTTTAACCACCCAAGGGATTTTGTACGTGAAGACTTTAAGGATTTTATCTATTCCACCTCGGTTGAATTGCCTATGCTGCAATTTTTAAAGGATTGGAAAAAAGATTGCGGCTTCCGCATTATATCAGTAAATAACGAAGGTAAAGAGCTTAACGATTACAGGGTACGCAAGTTTAAACTGCACGAGTGTTTTGATGCCTTTGTATCATCGTGCGAGGTAAAAATGCGCAAGCCTGATCCGGGTATCTGGCAGCTGGCCATGGGTATTGCCCAGGCGTCGCCGCAGCAATGCGTTTATTTCGACGACCGTAAAATGTTTGTTGATACCGCGCAAAAATTGGGCATCCGCTCGTTCCAGCACACCAGCCTCGAAAGCACAAAACAAATTTTAGAAAATCTTAAAAACGAAAACCTCAAGAAAAAATGAGCGCAACAGAAAATAAATACGCCTTTGGTATGATTGGCCTGGGTGTTATGGGTCGCAGTTTGTTGTTAAACATGGCCGATCACGGCTTCGCGGTTGCCGGACACGATAAAGATACCGGTAAAGTAGATTCATTAAACCAGGAAGCCGGCGACAGGGCCGCTAAAGGCTTTGCCGATGTTAAAGAATTTATTCAAAGCTTAACCACGCCAAGGGCCATCATGATGCTGGTACCTGCCGGTAAAATTGTTGACGCTGTTATTGAGGAATTAACCCCGCTGTTGGATAAAGGCGATATCCTGATAGATGGCGGTAACTCGCATTTTACTGATACAAACCGCCGTGTTGAAGAATTGGAAGCTAAAGGCTTGCACTTCTTCGGTATGGGTGTATCAGGTGGTGAAGAAGGCGCTCGCCGCGGCCCAAGCATGATGCCGGGTGGCGATAAAGACGCTTACGCCGTAATGAAACCTATTTTCGAAGCCATTGCCGCTAAAGTTAACGGCGAACCTTGTGTTACCTATATTGGCCCTGGCGCATCAGGTCACTTTGTTAAAATGGTACACAATGGTATCGAGTACGGTATTATGCAGGTAATTGCCGAAACTTACGAGATCCTGAAAAAAGGCCTGAAAGTAAGCAACGAAGAAATTGGCGAACTATTCGCAAAATGGAATGAAGGCCGTTTGCAATCATTCCTGTTAGATATCACGAAAGATATTTTCAAATACAAAGCTCCGGGTACCGATCATTTATTGTTAGATGATATTAAAGACGAAGCTAAAGCTAAAGGTACCGGTAAATGGACTTCGCAAGTTGCTATGGATCTGGTAACCCCGATCCCAACCATCGATACATCAGTATCCATGCGCGATCTGTCAAAATACAAATCAGTGCGCGAAAAAGCATCGGCTATTTACAACGAGCCTATCGAGCTTCAGGGCGATAAAGAAGAATTATTGGTTGCTTTAGAGCAGGCATTTTACTTCACCAGCATCGTTACCTACGCACAAGGTATGCACTTGTTAACCAAAGCATCAGAAGAGTTCAAATATGATCTGCACCTTGGCGAGATCGCTAAGATCTGGAGAGGCGGCTGTATTATCCGTTCAGCGTTCTTGAGCGATATTTACAACGCTTACAGCAAAGATCAAACATTGCCACACTTATTGCTTGACAGCGATATCGCGGCATTGGTTAAAGAAACATTGCCGGGTATTCGTAAAGTATTATCGGCTACAACTGCTGCCGGTGTTGGCGCTCCGGGCTATGCTTCGGCATTAAGCTATTTCGATGCTTTCCGCAGCGAAAGGATGCCATCAAACTTAACCCAGGCACAACGCGATTACTTTGGCGCGCATACTTACGAGCTTATTGGTAAAGAAGGTACCTTCCATACCCAATGGGCACCTGCAAACGACTAATTAACGCTATTAATTAAACACAACAATGAGCACAACTGCTAAATCAGAGCCTACTATATTTATTATTTTCGGCGGCACCGGCGATTTGAACGCCCGTAAAATTGCTCCGGCCTTATACAACCTCTACCTGGATGGCTGGATGCCGGAAAAATTTTCGATCATCGGTACCGGCCGTACCAAATTAACCGACGAGCAATTCAGGGAGAACCTGTACAGGGATATCAACCAGTTTTCGCGCAGCGGTAAAACCGACGAGAAACAATGGGCCGAATTTGTGAAGAATGTTTACTTCCAGGTATCGGATGCCAACGATTTTGAAACTTACAAAGAGTTTGGCAAACGTATTGACAAACATAATGCCGAGTGGAAAACCAAAGCAAACGTGTTGTTTTACCTTGCAGTAGCACCAAACTTCTTCCCGATCATCGCCTCGAATATCTCTAAAGCCAAATTGGCTGAAGATAAAAAACGCGTAAGGATCATTATCGAAAAACCATTTGGTCATGACCTGGAAACAGCTAAAGAACTGAACGCTTTATTAAAAAGTATTTTTGATGAGTGCCAGATCTACCGTATCGACCATTACCTTGGTAAAGAAACCGTACAAAATATTATGGCTTTCCGCTTTGCCAACTCCATTATGGAGCCACTGTGGAACCGTAACCATATCGAACACGTGCAGATCTCGGTTACCGAGCAACTGGGCGTTGAAGAGCGTGGCGATTACTACGACGGCTCGGGCGCTATGCGCGATATGATCCAGAATCACCTGCTGCAATTGCTTTGCCACATTGCCATGGAGCCGCCTATCAGCTTCAGCGCCGATGAGGTTCGCGACCGTAAGGTTGATGTATTGAAAGCGATGCGCAAATTCACCGCCGAAGATATCCGTACCTCAACCGTACGCGGCCAATACGGCAGCGGCTGGATGAAAGGCAAAGAAGTACCGGGCTACCGCGAAGAAC
The sequence above is a segment of the Mucilaginibacter celer genome. Coding sequences within it:
- a CDS encoding ROK family protein, whose translation is MKNTPAQLRVLSIDIGGSHIKATILNKKGELKMEYDKIPTPAPANPDNVIKAINTLVKDFPAYDKISVGFPGYVKDGVVKTAPNLGTDFWADVDLSKKLEKSLGKPAQVVNDADMQGLGVASGKGLEMVITLGTGFGTALLMNGHLLPHFELSHLPVKEGMDYDDYIGDRALDKEGKEKWNKRMKKVFKILKTVFNYDTLYIGGGNSDKLDFKLDKNMKIVTNADGIKGGARLWLTEEESKTKRKVATPTE
- the tkt gene encoding transketolase; the protein is MENTKDIEKLAIDTVRVLAADAVQKANSGHPGTAMALAPMGHVLWTKFLNYNPKNPDWANRDRFILSAGHACILQYNFLYLTGYDLSLDDIKQFRQLNSKTAGHPEYGLAPGIEVTTGPLGQGFANAVGFAIAQKHLAARYNKPGFELFNYNIYTICSDGDLMEGVTSEAASLAGHLQLGNLIYLYDDNHISIEGSTDIAFNEDVSARFRAYGWHVQDLTDVNDTHALELALINAKSETQKPSFIRVRSLIAYGSPNKSGTAGSHGSPLGADEIKLVKEFFGFDPEKSFNVPDEVLDYYHKKGARGASAEEKWNKLFADYKAKFPELAAEYEAASKGELPAGWKDKLPVFKGSDPKMATRQASGKVLNAIAPALPNLIGGAADLAPSTETNLKEFDSFTSENRGGRNFHFGIREHAMGSALNGMALTKGLLPFGATFLMFSEYMRPPIRLAAIMKINPIFVYTHDSIGLGEDGTTHQPVEQLASLRSIPNLTVIRPADANESAHAWRVAIEKKGGPTVLVFTRQGLPILDQDKYGKAENLEKGAYVLSEGSKGPDLILIATGSEVALIMQAQEKLEAEGISTRVVSMPSWELFEKQDAEYKESVFPKASKKRLAVEMASPMGWHKYTTDEGDMLGMTTFGESAPAEDLYKHFGFTVDNVVKKAKALL
- the rpiA gene encoding ribose 5-phosphate isomerase A — protein: MNWNSNLINNLEWADKIINIEGKQKVAAEIAAKVKDGDIIGVGSGSTSYLALVAIAQRVKDEKLNVKAIPTSVELSMFCAKLGLPVTSLYEHKPDWLFDGADEVDPDKSLIKGRGGAMFKEKLLISSSAISYIIVDESKMVNKLGAKFPVPIEVFPQALPYVEKELKSLGATEIAIRPAKGKDGPIISENGNLVLDCKFDEIGKSFERDIKSITGVIESGLFIGYELNIVMAAN
- the tal gene encoding transaldolase produces the protein MATNNVAQIHGFGQSIWLDFIDREIISSGKLKQLIDVDGVRGVTSNPAIFEKAISSSSDYDADIAALKSETDNEKLFFEIAVKDIQAAADLFKGVYEESNKVDGYVSLEVSPFLALDTEGTAKQAEELWKKVDRENVMIKIPGTKPGLAAIQQSIAKGININVTLLFGLERYEEVTEAYIAGLEEHLAAGHKIAHISSVASFFLSRIDVIVDPIIEAKGEKELYGEVAIASAKKAYEIYKRVFSGERWEKLAEQGAQPQRLLWASTGSKNPAFKDTKYVEALIGPETVDTVPLETVEAFRDHGVAAATLETGLDKATEILAKLPSLGIDLAAVTQQLEDEGIEKFNKPFEKLLNAIETQKNK
- a CDS encoding HAD family hydrolase, whose product is MEVADLKILFFDVGGILLSNGWGHEAREEAAKRFNLDYAEVNALHNFIFNVYEIGSVTLDEYLDTVIFNHPRDFVREDFKDFIYSTSVELPMLQFLKDWKKDCGFRIISVNNEGKELNDYRVRKFKLHECFDAFVSSCEVKMRKPDPGIWQLAMGIAQASPQQCVYFDDRKMFVDTAQKLGIRSFQHTSLESTKQILENLKNENLKKK
- the gndA gene encoding NADP-dependent phosphogluconate dehydrogenase encodes the protein MSATENKYAFGMIGLGVMGRSLLLNMADHGFAVAGHDKDTGKVDSLNQEAGDRAAKGFADVKEFIQSLTTPRAIMMLVPAGKIVDAVIEELTPLLDKGDILIDGGNSHFTDTNRRVEELEAKGLHFFGMGVSGGEEGARRGPSMMPGGDKDAYAVMKPIFEAIAAKVNGEPCVTYIGPGASGHFVKMVHNGIEYGIMQVIAETYEILKKGLKVSNEEIGELFAKWNEGRLQSFLLDITKDIFKYKAPGTDHLLLDDIKDEAKAKGTGKWTSQVAMDLVTPIPTIDTSVSMRDLSKYKSVREKASAIYNEPIELQGDKEELLVALEQAFYFTSIVTYAQGMHLLTKASEEFKYDLHLGEIAKIWRGGCIIRSAFLSDIYNAYSKDQTLPHLLLDSDIAALVKETLPGIRKVLSATTAAGVGAPGYASALSYFDAFRSERMPSNLTQAQRDYFGAHTYELIGKEGTFHTQWAPAND
- the zwf gene encoding glucose-6-phosphate dehydrogenase, producing MSTTAKSEPTIFIIFGGTGDLNARKIAPALYNLYLDGWMPEKFSIIGTGRTKLTDEQFRENLYRDINQFSRSGKTDEKQWAEFVKNVYFQVSDANDFETYKEFGKRIDKHNAEWKTKANVLFYLAVAPNFFPIIASNISKAKLAEDKKRVRIIIEKPFGHDLETAKELNALLKSIFDECQIYRIDHYLGKETVQNIMAFRFANSIMEPLWNRNHIEHVQISVTEQLGVEERGDYYDGSGAMRDMIQNHLLQLLCHIAMEPPISFSADEVRDRKVDVLKAMRKFTAEDIRTSTVRGQYGSGWMKGKEVPGYREEPKVDKESNTETFAAIKFFIDNWRWQGVPFYLRTGKRLHQSSSVITIQFKDVPHQIFPAEATESWQQNRLIISIQPEMSIRLQVQAKRPGIDMVLNAVDMVFDYKGTYTNQAPEAYETLILDTMMGDQTLFMRGDQVEEAWALVMPILSAWQNKKSLNFPNYSADSWGPEAAEALIARDGYNWFTLPVNGKK